A window of Geomonas agri contains these coding sequences:
- a CDS encoding YhdP family protein produces the protein MQLKRIRAWLLPLLATILTVVVLGASLIPRLIDLDTYKADILAQVKSSLKRDLQYQAGSFTMRLTPAFTFTGVTIKEKDGATNFATADRLTVRIAILPLLRRKLVLSRIELERPTLKLWRDRQGVLNIADILTPSGGEAPGIHGVQLEKAQILFTDYAFSEQPVVTELSDTDLFLSRITRGRDCDFKLNGQLASGRTKVPIHLSGVAGIPAAGAPWTSMAVHGKVKTGPIDVGHFWPYYSRFVPFKSLSGQLELDSSIKGHLNAFKAKTEFHFTRLNLDYPQVFHAKLTPKSFKGSCALELTDRDLDIDHIKVDLDGYKVSGKVKLSDLHSGDLRITATASSNSFNLRDYRQYIPYGIIVDDTAHFIEQKITGGVYRLDQGRLDGRVSQILHMERGQNYNILYIKAHVEDGVVNYGSGIPIFTGIKGQLELASKDFLLKGMTGRFGTSPLTLEGRITDYPLDHPCQYLFTAKVQPRQPEVVWLLGKGISSFTTNSVLNLKGEGGTSLYKLSGDSDLATAAYGFKDLVAKPAGRTNSVSFSMEFDKEQFRITSLHYLLPPASLTAAAVSRYDGPVTFDIKTNQFQSTEVGQLVPMVKKYHPTGLVQLLLRANGPDMDRLTWSGSVGLSGVTLKPGDKIKPLTGVNGTVKVNGETFETSQLQVRLGGTSIYGRGVVTGLQNPSWQLNFSSPSVDPADIGFPTGGAPVRVERVQGIISYQKDNLQIASLFGSLGKSSFQVKGSVKDLQQKHTQAELMVTSPYLNPDDIMPLFGGTGGDGELTLHAHVTATEGKLKDFPFQHLKTTVFYDNRVLQLLPFEFNSFDGEVTGRLRSDLTTPARHTLSVTAQKVSAAALLHSLGVKRQEVTGAMSLQGDLAVRGESAADFKRSIQGNVKLRIERGSIRKFSTLSKIFSILNVSQLFKGELPDMVSGGMPFNKITGDIAFNNGVASTQNLFVDSNAMNISAVGKMDLARDEMDLNVGVQPLQTVDKVVSKIPIFGWILTGKDKSLITTYFEAKGRIEDPQVTAVPVKSLAKGVFNIFKRVFELPARLITDTGEVIIGR, from the coding sequence ATGCAGCTGAAAAGAATACGTGCCTGGCTGTTGCCGCTTTTGGCGACGATATTGACTGTGGTGGTCCTTGGGGCCAGCCTCATCCCTCGCCTGATCGACCTCGACACCTACAAGGCCGACATCCTGGCCCAGGTGAAAAGTTCGCTCAAGCGCGACCTGCAGTACCAGGCCGGCTCCTTTACCATGCGGCTCACCCCCGCCTTTACCTTCACCGGCGTGACCATCAAGGAGAAGGACGGGGCAACCAACTTCGCCACCGCCGACCGGCTCACGGTCCGGATCGCCATCCTCCCCCTGTTGCGTCGCAAACTGGTGCTCTCCCGAATCGAACTGGAACGCCCGACCCTCAAGTTGTGGCGTGACCGCCAGGGGGTGCTCAACATCGCCGACATCCTCACCCCCAGCGGCGGAGAAGCCCCAGGCATACACGGGGTTCAGCTCGAGAAGGCCCAGATCCTCTTCACCGATTACGCCTTTTCGGAGCAGCCGGTGGTCACCGAACTCTCGGACACAGACCTGTTCCTGAGCCGGATCACCCGCGGCCGGGATTGCGACTTCAAGCTGAACGGCCAGCTCGCCTCGGGACGGACCAAGGTTCCCATCCACCTCTCCGGTGTGGCAGGGATCCCGGCAGCCGGGGCTCCCTGGACCTCGATGGCGGTGCACGGCAAGGTGAAGACCGGCCCCATCGACGTCGGCCATTTCTGGCCCTACTACAGCCGCTTCGTACCGTTCAAAAGCCTCTCCGGCCAATTAGAGCTCGATTCCAGCATCAAGGGACACCTGAACGCCTTCAAGGCAAAAACCGAGTTTCACTTCACCAGGCTGAACCTCGATTACCCCCAGGTGTTCCACGCCAAGCTCACACCGAAATCCTTCAAGGGCTCCTGTGCCCTGGAGCTTACCGACCGCGACCTCGACATCGACCACATCAAGGTGGATCTGGACGGGTACAAGGTGAGCGGCAAGGTGAAGCTTTCGGATCTGCACTCCGGCGACCTGCGCATCACCGCCACCGCCAGCAGCAACAGCTTCAACCTGCGCGACTACCGCCAGTACATCCCCTACGGCATCATCGTCGACGACACCGCACATTTCATCGAACAGAAAATTACCGGCGGGGTTTACCGGCTGGACCAGGGGCGACTGGACGGGCGGGTAAGCCAGATCCTGCACATGGAGCGGGGCCAGAACTACAACATCCTTTACATCAAGGCGCACGTCGAAGATGGTGTGGTGAATTACGGCTCCGGCATACCGATCTTCACCGGCATCAAGGGGCAGCTGGAACTGGCCAGCAAGGATTTCTTGCTTAAGGGGATGACGGGACGCTTCGGCACATCCCCCCTCACGCTGGAGGGGCGTATCACCGACTACCCGCTCGATCACCCGTGCCAGTACCTTTTCACCGCCAAGGTGCAACCCAGGCAGCCCGAGGTGGTCTGGCTTTTAGGAAAAGGGATCAGCTCCTTCACCACCAACTCCGTTCTCAACCTGAAGGGAGAAGGAGGGACCTCCCTTTACAAGCTCTCGGGCGACAGCGACCTCGCCACCGCCGCCTACGGTTTCAAGGATCTGGTCGCCAAGCCGGCCGGACGCACCAACAGCGTCTCCTTCAGCATGGAGTTCGACAAGGAACAGTTCCGCATCACCTCGCTGCACTACCTGCTTCCCCCTGCGTCCCTCACCGCCGCCGCGGTCAGCCGCTACGACGGCCCGGTGACCTTCGACATCAAGACCAACCAGTTCCAGAGCACCGAGGTAGGGCAGTTGGTCCCCATGGTGAAGAAGTACCATCCGACCGGCCTGGTCCAGCTCCTGCTACGCGCCAACGGGCCCGACATGGACCGCCTCACCTGGAGCGGCAGCGTGGGGCTCTCCGGCGTGACGCTGAAACCGGGGGACAAGATCAAACCGTTGACCGGGGTGAACGGCACGGTGAAGGTGAACGGCGAGACGTTCGAGACTTCGCAGCTCCAGGTTCGACTGGGCGGCACCAGCATCTACGGACGCGGTGTGGTCACCGGCCTGCAGAATCCAAGCTGGCAGCTGAATTTCAGCTCCCCATCGGTCGACCCGGCGGACATCGGCTTCCCGACCGGCGGCGCGCCGGTACGGGTGGAGCGGGTACAGGGGATCATCAGCTACCAGAAAGACAACCTGCAGATCGCCTCACTTTTCGGCTCGCTCGGCAAGAGCTCCTTTCAGGTGAAGGGGAGCGTTAAAGACCTGCAGCAGAAGCACACGCAGGCGGAGCTGATGGTAACCTCCCCGTACCTTAACCCCGACGACATAATGCCGCTGTTCGGAGGGACGGGTGGGGACGGGGAGCTCACACTGCACGCTCACGTGACCGCAACGGAGGGAAAGCTGAAGGATTTCCCCTTCCAGCACCTGAAGACCACCGTGTTCTACGATAACCGCGTGCTGCAGCTGCTTCCCTTCGAGTTCAACTCCTTCGATGGGGAGGTAACCGGCAGGCTGCGCAGCGATCTCACCACGCCGGCGCGCCACACCCTCAGCGTGACCGCGCAGAAGGTGTCAGCGGCCGCGCTGTTGCACTCGCTAGGGGTGAAGAGGCAGGAGGTCACCGGCGCGATGTCACTGCAGGGCGACCTGGCCGTGCGCGGAGAGAGCGCCGCCGACTTCAAGCGGAGCATCCAGGGGAATGTAAAGCTCAGGATCGAGCGCGGCAGCATCAGGAAGTTCTCCACCCTCTCCAAGATCTTCTCGATCCTGAACGTATCGCAGCTCTTCAAGGGTGAGCTTCCCGACATGGTTTCGGGCGGCATGCCCTTCAACAAGATCACCGGGGACATCGCCTTCAACAACGGCGTCGCCTCGACCCAGAACCTGTTCGTGGACAGCAATGCCATGAACATATCGGCGGTGGGCAAGATGGATCTCGCCAGGGACGAGATGGACCTGAACGTGGGGGTGCAGCCGTTGCAGACGGTGGACAAGGTGGTGAGCAAGATCCCCATCTTCGGCTGGATCCTGACCGGGAAGGACAAGTCTCTCATCACCACCTACTTCGAGGCGAAAGGGCGTATCGAGGACCCGCAGGTGACCGCGGTGCCGGTCAAGTCGCTGGCCAAAGGGGTCTTCAACATCTTCAAGCGGGTGTTCGAGCTTCCCGCCCGCCTGATCACCGACACCGGAGAGGTCATCATAGGGCGCTGA
- a CDS encoding ABC1 kinase family protein, whose translation MLRIVNINRNVRSIRRYRQIITVLGGYGLGHLLEYLNFGQVVDFSRRVFRPRSAKAEHLTPPERLRLALEELGTTFIKLGQLLSTRADIIPASFVQELAHLQDKIPCLPFEEIKVQIEHELGVPLEHRFLYVEHEAIAGASIAQVHRARLITGEDVVVKVRRPGVVEAVETDIDILMGVALLLERHMARSDIYDPVGVVREFSYTIRREMDLTREGHAIEKIRDNFKGDPNLYFPKVYWEATAKGVLTTEYVEGIKVSDICAIEEAGLDRREIARRGARAFLKMVLEHGFFHGDPHPGNVLIFKDNVICLLDFGMVGRLDPAVKRYLTDVLVAVINRDVEGLAYVIVEAGDASETVNMQALKKALAEFMDSYFEIPLKEIEVGRMLLEFIDLISTHRIKVHPDLTMLVKVLVVVEGMGRKLDPDFDMVGHLRPFLEREFRQQRSPGRLFHEMEQGVEGYLTLARNLPRDIREILNKINRNKFRIDLEHRGLDRFSKELDRSANRLCLSLIIAALLIGSSIAMQGNRGPMLFGFPAFAFFGYSCAGIVGVWWMVAILRSGRL comes from the coding sequence GTGCTTAGGATAGTAAACATAAACCGCAACGTCAGGAGCATCCGGCGCTACCGCCAGATCATCACGGTGCTGGGAGGGTACGGGCTCGGGCACCTGCTGGAGTACCTCAACTTCGGGCAGGTGGTCGACTTCTCGCGCCGGGTGTTCAGGCCCAGGAGCGCCAAGGCGGAGCACCTGACGCCGCCGGAGCGCCTGCGTCTGGCCCTGGAGGAGTTGGGCACCACCTTCATCAAGCTGGGGCAGCTCCTCTCGACCCGCGCCGACATCATTCCCGCCTCGTTTGTCCAGGAACTGGCCCACCTGCAGGACAAGATTCCCTGCCTCCCGTTCGAGGAGATCAAGGTGCAGATCGAGCACGAGCTGGGGGTCCCTCTCGAACACCGCTTCCTGTACGTGGAGCATGAGGCCATCGCGGGCGCATCGATCGCCCAGGTGCACCGTGCCCGGCTCATCACCGGCGAGGACGTGGTGGTCAAGGTACGCCGCCCCGGCGTGGTAGAAGCGGTCGAAACCGACATCGACATCCTGATGGGGGTGGCGCTCCTACTGGAGCGCCACATGGCCCGCAGCGACATTTACGACCCGGTCGGGGTGGTGCGGGAGTTCTCCTACACTATCAGGCGCGAGATGGACCTGACCCGCGAAGGCCACGCCATCGAAAAGATCCGCGACAACTTCAAGGGGGATCCCAACCTTTATTTCCCCAAGGTGTACTGGGAGGCGACCGCGAAGGGGGTGCTTACCACCGAGTACGTTGAGGGGATCAAGGTCAGCGATATCTGCGCCATCGAGGAGGCCGGGCTGGACCGTCGCGAGATCGCCCGGCGCGGGGCCCGCGCCTTTTTGAAGATGGTGCTGGAGCACGGTTTCTTCCACGGCGACCCCCACCCCGGCAACGTGCTGATCTTCAAGGACAACGTCATCTGCCTGCTCGATTTCGGCATGGTTGGCAGGCTCGACCCGGCGGTGAAACGCTACCTGACCGACGTCCTGGTGGCGGTGATCAACCGCGACGTGGAGGGGCTGGCCTATGTCATAGTGGAGGCGGGCGACGCCAGCGAGACGGTGAACATGCAGGCCCTGAAGAAGGCGCTCGCCGAGTTCATGGACAGCTACTTCGAAATCCCGCTCAAGGAGATCGAGGTGGGGCGCATGCTCCTCGAGTTCATCGACCTCATCTCCACGCACCGCATCAAGGTGCACCCCGACCTGACCATGCTGGTGAAGGTACTGGTGGTGGTGGAGGGGATGGGAAGAAAGCTCGACCCCGACTTCGACATGGTGGGACACCTGCGCCCCTTCCTGGAGCGCGAGTTCCGCCAGCAGCGCTCCCCGGGACGCCTGTTCCACGAGATGGAGCAGGGGGTCGAGGGGTACCTTACCCTGGCGCGCAACCTGCCGCGCGACATCAGGGAAATCCTGAACAAGATCAACCGCAACAAGTTCCGCATCGACCTGGAGCACCGCGGCCTGGACCGCTTCTCCAAGGAACTTGACCGCTCCGCCAACCGACTCTGCCTCTCCCTGATCATCGCCGCCCTCCTGATCGGTTCCTCCATCGCCATGCAGGGCAACCGCGGCCCCATGCTGTTCGGCTTTCCCGCCTTCGCTTTCTTCGGCTACAGCTGCGCCGGCATCGTCGGGGTCTGGTGGATGGTGGCCATCCTCCGCTCCGGGAGACTGTAG
- the lpxC gene encoding UDP-3-O-acyl-N-acetylglucosamine deacetylase: MIFQQTLGNKVTFSGIGLHTGKTITITLRPAEPGTGVVFHRVDLTPAVSIEAHAQNVVNTRLSTTIGRGEASVSTIEHLMAALYGCGIDNAHVDINGPEVPIMDGSAAPFVSAIVKAGIKESKKPRKYLVIKKPVSVTEGDKKASIIPSRHYKISFDMQFAHPAVMKQHRSLEFSQTSFTDEFAAARTFCFLAEVEMMKAHGLALGGSLENAVVIGDQGVLNPEGLRFQDEFVRHKILDSVGDFSLAGHRLIGHVKATKSGHDLNHKLVMELLKRPDCYTLIEFTPQAFNAPFNLALPELAWLEA, encoded by the coding sequence ATGATATTCCAGCAGACTTTGGGCAACAAGGTAACCTTCAGCGGCATCGGCCTGCACACCGGCAAGACGATCACCATCACGCTGCGTCCGGCTGAGCCCGGCACCGGCGTCGTCTTCCACAGGGTTGACCTCACCCCGGCTGTCTCCATCGAAGCGCACGCACAGAACGTGGTCAACACCAGGCTCTCCACCACCATCGGCCGCGGCGAAGCAAGCGTCTCCACCATAGAGCATCTCATGGCGGCCCTGTACGGCTGCGGCATCGACAACGCGCACGTGGACATCAACGGCCCGGAAGTGCCGATCATGGACGGCAGCGCCGCCCCCTTCGTGTCCGCCATCGTCAAGGCCGGCATCAAGGAGTCCAAGAAGCCCCGCAAGTACCTGGTGATCAAGAAACCGGTCAGCGTGACCGAGGGCGACAAGAAGGCTTCCATCATCCCGTCGCGCCACTACAAGATCTCCTTCGATATGCAGTTCGCCCACCCGGCCGTCATGAAGCAGCACCGGTCGCTGGAGTTCAGCCAGACCAGCTTCACCGACGAGTTCGCCGCCGCCCGTACCTTCTGCTTCCTTGCCGAAGTGGAAATGATGAAGGCACACGGCCTGGCCCTGGGCGGCTCCCTGGAGAACGCAGTGGTCATCGGCGATCAGGGCGTTCTGAACCCCGAGGGGCTCAGGTTCCAGGACGAGTTCGTGCGCCACAAGATCCTCGATTCGGTGGGCGACTTCTCCCTCGCCGGTCACAGGCTCATCGGTCACGTCAAGGCCACCAAGTCCGGCCACGACCTGAACCACAAGCTGGTCATGGAACTGCTCAAGCGCCCGGACTGCTACACCCTGATCGAGTTCACTCCGCAGGCCTTCAACGCCCCCTTCAACCTCGCCCTGCCGGAACTGGCCTGGCTGGAGGCGTAA
- a CDS encoding sensor histidine kinase codes for MPTSDHKGGLPPHIQGSELPAGEIRKRKREAIIVCVSLLMIVLLTYLEIHLSRLSSEVPMGSNIVIFAIINVIILLIILLVYLVFRNITKLSLERRKNTPGAKLRTKLVLAFVTLSLVPTMLLFFVSAGFITNSIQNWFNKQVETSLNESMEVAQVYYKTSAANSLYYGEQISDAIKERKLLNEENLPQLKALVRQKQKEYNLGVVEVFSAQREELFRAGNPKLPLGEFTNPSSEDINVGLAGQKLTRVNAIGKADLIRGIVPIRSNFNDKDVVGVIVVNYYVPYSLVSKMREISASYHEFRQLKIMKHPIATGYILTLFLITMVIVFLAVWFGVYLARSLTIPIQELAEATRQVAEGNLDVHLGEGGGDEIGMLIASFNRMTEDLRENQLALQHTNEELQKSNMELEQRRRYMEAVLANVTAGIISVDKGGLLTTVNKSAEKLLLINSDKVTGKNFREVLQAEHLDIVKGLLRDMVLDKHDAIVRQVTIPMRDGELTLLTNLTVLKDENDAFMGMVVVLDDLTSLIKAQRMAAWREVARRIAHEIKNPLTPIQLSAQRLRKRYLSRFEGEEEVFDQCTNMIIKSVDELKGLVNEFSNFARMPASVPKPNDLNDILKEALTLYVEAHRHIRFTLNADEQMPAIMLDRDQIKRVVINLLDNAVAAIEGEGEIELATCYDSTLKMATFTVSDTGHGIAAEDRPRLFEPYFSRKKSGTGLGLAIVNTIISDHHGFIRAKENFPKGSRFIIELPADA; via the coding sequence ATGCCGACGTCCGATCATAAAGGGGGGCTCCCCCCGCACATCCAGGGTAGCGAACTACCCGCCGGAGAGATCAGGAAGCGCAAGCGCGAGGCGATCATCGTCTGCGTGTCGCTGCTCATGATCGTGCTCCTCACCTACCTCGAGATCCACCTGTCGCGCCTCTCCTCCGAGGTGCCGATGGGGAGCAACATCGTCATCTTCGCCATCATCAACGTCATCATCCTGCTCATCATCCTCCTGGTCTACCTGGTGTTCAGGAACATCACCAAGCTCTCCCTTGAGCGACGCAAGAACACTCCCGGCGCCAAGCTGCGCACCAAGCTGGTTCTCGCCTTCGTCACCCTGTCGCTGGTGCCGACCATGCTGCTGTTCTTCGTCTCCGCAGGCTTCATCACCAACAGCATCCAGAACTGGTTCAATAAGCAGGTAGAGACCTCCCTGAACGAGTCGATGGAGGTGGCGCAGGTCTATTACAAGACCTCCGCCGCCAACTCGCTCTACTACGGCGAGCAGATCAGCGACGCCATCAAGGAGAGGAAGCTCCTCAACGAGGAGAACCTGCCCCAGTTGAAGGCCCTGGTGCGCCAGAAGCAGAAGGAGTACAACCTCGGCGTGGTCGAGGTCTTTTCCGCGCAGCGCGAAGAGCTGTTCCGCGCCGGCAACCCCAAGCTCCCCCTTGGCGAGTTCACCAACCCGTCCTCCGAGGACATCAACGTTGGACTCGCCGGCCAGAAACTGACCCGGGTCAACGCCATCGGCAAGGCCGACCTGATCCGCGGCATCGTCCCCATCCGGAGCAACTTCAATGACAAGGACGTGGTCGGGGTCATCGTGGTCAACTACTACGTCCCCTACTCCCTGGTCTCGAAGATGCGGGAGATCTCCGCGTCGTACCACGAGTTCCGCCAGTTGAAGATCATGAAGCACCCGATCGCCACTGGCTACATCCTGACCCTGTTCCTGATCACCATGGTGATCGTCTTCCTCGCGGTCTGGTTCGGGGTCTACCTGGCCCGAAGCCTCACCATCCCGATCCAGGAGCTTGCCGAGGCGACCCGCCAGGTGGCCGAGGGGAACCTGGACGTGCACCTGGGCGAGGGGGGCGGCGACGAGATCGGCATGCTGATCGCCTCGTTCAACCGGATGACCGAGGACCTGCGCGAGAACCAGCTCGCCCTGCAGCACACCAACGAGGAGCTGCAGAAGAGCAACATGGAGCTGGAGCAGCGGCGCCGCTACATGGAGGCGGTGCTGGCCAACGTCACTGCCGGCATCATCTCGGTGGACAAGGGGGGCCTGCTCACCACCGTGAACAAGTCGGCGGAGAAGCTCCTGCTCATCAACAGCGACAAGGTGACCGGCAAGAACTTCCGCGAGGTGCTGCAGGCCGAGCACCTGGATATCGTCAAGGGGCTTTTGCGCGACATGGTGCTCGACAAGCACGACGCCATCGTGCGCCAGGTGACCATCCCGATGCGCGACGGCGAGCTGACCCTGCTCACCAACCTGACCGTCCTGAAGGACGAGAACGACGCTTTCATGGGGATGGTGGTGGTGCTGGACGACCTCACCTCGCTGATCAAGGCGCAGCGGATGGCGGCCTGGCGCGAGGTGGCACGCAGGATCGCGCACGAAATCAAGAACCCGCTCACCCCGATCCAGCTCTCGGCGCAACGACTGAGAAAGCGCTACCTGTCCCGTTTCGAGGGGGAGGAAGAGGTGTTCGACCAGTGCACCAACATGATCATCAAGTCGGTGGACGAATTGAAGGGGCTGGTGAACGAGTTCTCCAACTTCGCCCGCATGCCGGCCTCGGTCCCGAAGCCCAACGACCTGAACGACATCCTCAAGGAGGCGCTCACCCTCTACGTGGAGGCACACCGCCATATCCGCTTCACGCTGAACGCCGACGAGCAGATGCCGGCCATAATGCTGGACCGCGACCAGATCAAGCGGGTGGTGATCAACCTCCTGGACAACGCCGTAGCCGCCATCGAGGGCGAGGGCGAGATCGAACTGGCCACTTGCTACGACAGCACACTGAAGATGGCCACCTTCACCGTATCCGACACCGGCCACGGCATCGCGGCCGAAGACCGCCCCCGGCTCTTCGAGCCGTACTTCTCCAGAAAGAAGAGCGGCACCGGCCTTGGCCTCGCCATCGTCAATACCATCATCTCCGACCACCACGGCTTCATCCGCGCCAAGGAGAACTTCCCCAAGGGGAGCCGCTTCATCATCGAGCTCCCCGCCGACGCCTGA
- a CDS encoding B12-binding domain-containing radical SAM protein, translating to MKILLAYKCHPQGAKDPFTSLLPVGLLSLHAVLRQAGHRVTLANLSRFSWAQVRELLQRLSPEVVGISQFTHNRSESIRLASLVKEIDPACCVVLGGPHATHSWQEQLERHREVDAVVLGEGEQGLLELVQAHTDGRPLSQVPGVACRDRGAIVPGTPRAAVADLDLLPLPGEDPGDTIGVDLRRQLEFVITSRGCPASCLFCSSPLFWGRGVRFRSPASVVEELRLLKERYGLIYFSFRDDTFTANRARVLEICRLIEEQRLHILWNCQSRVNAVDQEMLVAMKRAGCECIQFGVESGSPEMLKALGKKILPADVERAATAVRKAGINLSVYLITGIPGEGDEDLQQTVRLIDRIRPQDGQVSPLVYYPGTELLHGAVRRHEVPADLFEEKEGEGFLVRRDPFVERSRQSMMKALQKAGKKARFTRADFAAQRELVGYSFVTELLQAEALEQEEDWEGAIKLCRDMTRQEPDNPWGWLQMAGVQERIGDLAGATRSYQKLAQLVPKHLPAFLALGELALAQGDRAAAARHYQRALALDPNDEAALEGIAQAGLGRGKPGGKAGGKARHPK from the coding sequence ATGAAGATTCTCCTGGCGTACAAGTGTCATCCCCAAGGGGCCAAAGACCCGTTCACCTCGCTGTTGCCGGTCGGCCTGCTCTCCCTGCACGCGGTGCTCAGACAGGCCGGGCATCGGGTTACCCTGGCCAACCTCTCCCGCTTCTCGTGGGCGCAGGTGCGCGAACTGCTGCAGCGCCTCTCGCCGGAAGTGGTCGGTATCTCCCAGTTCACCCATAACCGTTCCGAATCCATCCGCTTGGCCTCCCTGGTCAAGGAGATTGATCCTGCGTGCTGCGTTGTCCTCGGCGGTCCTCACGCGACTCATTCGTGGCAGGAGCAGTTGGAGCGGCACCGCGAGGTGGACGCTGTGGTGTTGGGGGAAGGGGAGCAGGGGCTGCTGGAGCTGGTCCAGGCGCACACCGACGGGCGGCCGCTATCCCAGGTGCCTGGCGTGGCCTGCCGGGATAGGGGGGCGATAGTGCCGGGAACACCTCGCGCAGCTGTCGCCGACCTGGACCTGCTTCCCCTGCCAGGCGAGGATCCCGGCGACACCATCGGGGTCGACCTGCGCCGCCAACTCGAGTTCGTGATCACCTCGCGCGGCTGCCCGGCCAGCTGTCTGTTCTGCTCGTCGCCGCTGTTCTGGGGGCGGGGCGTTCGTTTTCGCTCCCCGGCCTCGGTGGTCGAGGAGTTGCGCCTGCTGAAGGAGCGTTACGGTCTCATTTACTTCTCTTTCCGTGATGACACGTTTACCGCTAACCGCGCACGGGTGCTGGAGATATGTCGTCTGATCGAGGAACAGCGGCTGCACATCCTGTGGAACTGCCAGTCTCGCGTCAACGCGGTGGACCAGGAGATGCTGGTGGCGATGAAGCGGGCCGGGTGCGAGTGCATCCAGTTCGGCGTCGAGTCCGGTTCACCGGAGATGCTCAAGGCGTTGGGGAAAAAGATCCTGCCTGCTGACGTGGAGCGGGCCGCGACCGCGGTGCGCAAGGCGGGTATCAATCTCTCTGTCTACCTGATCACCGGTATTCCGGGTGAGGGCGACGAGGACCTGCAACAGACCGTGCGCCTCATCGACCGGATCCGGCCGCAGGACGGGCAAGTTTCGCCCTTGGTCTACTATCCCGGCACCGAGCTGCTGCACGGCGCGGTGCGGCGCCATGAAGTGCCGGCCGATCTGTTCGAGGAAAAGGAGGGGGAGGGGTTCCTGGTGCGCCGCGACCCCTTCGTGGAGCGTTCGCGTCAGTCCATGATGAAGGCGCTGCAAAAGGCGGGCAAGAAGGCCCGCTTCACCCGTGCCGATTTCGCAGCGCAGCGGGAGTTGGTGGGGTACAGCTTTGTGACTGAACTGCTGCAGGCGGAAGCACTGGAGCAGGAGGAGGACTGGGAGGGGGCCATCAAGCTGTGCCGCGACATGACGCGGCAGGAGCCGGACAACCCGTGGGGATGGCTGCAAATGGCGGGGGTGCAGGAACGGATCGGCGACTTGGCCGGCGCCACGCGCTCTTACCAAAAGCTGGCGCAGTTGGTTCCCAAGCATCTGCCCGCCTTCCTGGCATTGGGCGAATTGGCACTGGCCCAGGGAGACCGTGCTGCCGCGGCGCGTCACTACCAGAGGGCCCTGGCGCTTGACCCCAATGATGAGGCCGCGCTGGAGGGCATCGCACAGGCCGGCCTCGGACGTGGCAAGCCCGGTGGCAAAGCGGGGGGCAAAGCGAGGCACCCGAAATAA
- a CDS encoding C40 family peptidase: MIRSLKLFTLCIVMLSVPSLAFAAKTHRVKKHETLYTLAKKYNVTVEELKAANNLVGNSVKPRVLLVIPPRSVSEGKSASAADTKVYKVKKSETLSRIAKKTGVSVAELKRLNGLTSSRVKAGKVLVLKESAPADEPKVKVTKKLQLRHPDLFNEKDYEQSIQELASLEPEHNVDLSKNTELKADSIKELKKSAYGFLGTRYRFGGSSRSGIDCSSFVQHVFKELEVSLPRTAREQFEVGNVVAPGDLQRGDLIFFATYASYPSHVGIYLGNNKMIHASSRDRRVVISSLNTSYYRSRFLGAKRIAKVNPDVFKLDDLILGVEEDNSENSMEEDGLTSN; this comes from the coding sequence ATGATAAGAAGCCTGAAGCTCTTTACCCTGTGCATCGTCATGCTCTCCGTACCTTCGCTCGCCTTCGCCGCAAAGACCCATCGCGTAAAAAAGCACGAAACCTTATACACACTCGCCAAAAAATATAACGTCACCGTCGAAGAGCTGAAGGCTGCCAACAACTTGGTCGGCAACAGCGTAAAGCCGCGCGTGCTCCTGGTCATCCCCCCCCGTTCCGTCTCCGAGGGGAAGAGCGCGTCGGCCGCCGACACCAAGGTGTACAAGGTTAAGAAGAGCGAGACCCTTTCCCGTATCGCCAAGAAGACCGGCGTGTCGGTCGCCGAACTGAAGCGACTCAACGGCCTCACCAGCAGCAGGGTGAAGGCGGGAAAGGTGTTGGTACTCAAGGAAAGTGCGCCTGCGGACGAGCCGAAGGTCAAGGTTACCAAGAAGCTGCAGCTGCGTCACCCCGATCTCTTCAATGAGAAGGACTACGAGCAGAGCATCCAGGAACTCGCCTCGCTCGAGCCTGAGCACAATGTCGATCTTTCCAAGAACACGGAACTCAAGGCAGACAGCATCAAGGAACTGAAGAAGTCGGCCTATGGCTTCCTCGGCACCCGCTACCGCTTCGGCGGCAGCTCGCGTTCCGGTATTGATTGCTCCAGCTTTGTCCAGCACGTTTTCAAGGAACTGGAAGTATCCCTGCCGCGCACCGCACGTGAGCAGTTCGAGGTCGGCAACGTTGTGGCGCCGGGCGACCTGCAGAGGGGCGACCTGATCTTCTTCGCCACCTATGCCTCCTACCCTTCCCACGTCGGCATCTACCTCGGCAACAACAAGATGATCCACGCCTCCTCGCGTGACCGCAGGGTCGTGATTTCCTCGCTGAACACCTCCTACTACCGTTCGCGCTTTTTAGGCGCCAAGCGGATAGCCAAGGTCAACCCGGATGTCTTCAAGCTCGACGACCTGATCCTTGGTGTCGAGGAGGACAACTCCGAAAACTCAATGGAAGAGGACGGCCTGACCAGCAACTAG